In a single window of the Luteibacter rhizovicinus DSM 16549 genome:
- the pbpC gene encoding penicillin-binding protein 1C, whose protein sequence is MRLISRLRRIKWHNALVALLLLVAVPVGIRLWPHAPLRAWFPSSTAVYDADGRLLRLTLASDERYRLWVPLEDISPALVDGVLLHEDRWFRWHPGVSAWGLVRGAWVTYVRHGNPQGGSTITMQLARLIWHLDTRHPGGKFVQALRALQLEAFYSKHDILEAYLNAAPYGRNVEGVGAASLAYFGKAPSRLSLPEALTLAVIPQEPSRGLPGNVNGSAVIDTALKASRDRLFSRWVMKHPTDASAAPLFELPLRLRPLSRLPFEAPHFVEQVLAERRLDGGDDMRVTTTLDLGLQHSLERQVHQYVQRSGDRGIRNAAAILIDTRDMGIKAMVGSADYFDSSIYGQVNGTQAKRSPGSTLKPFIYALGFDQGLLHPETVLRDVPSSFGPYTPENFDGHFLGPVTATQALVRSRNIPAVQIAAKLADPNLYQFLHDAGISRMASEKHYGLALVLGGGEVTMQELGGLYAMLANRGELRPLRTLAGQPRTKGTRMLSEEASFMVMDMLRQNPRPDDVVAAQPSRLPLYWKTGTSWSFRDAWTAGSFGPYVLVVWIGNFDGSGNPAFVGVDAAAPLFFRIADALRAERPGLAEPIRRNPPNLRRVPICLASGDLPNAWCPQVGSTWFIPGKSPIRVSTIHRPVVVDKDSGKPACPPYDPEHTRTEVYEYWPSDLARVFAQAGMARRTPPPLPDCQGGGQLAGDPPRITSPLKGSTYQIRVSHLGNERIGFAATTDAGSHTLYWFVDDAYLGSVASGQSLMWVPERTGRFLIRVVDDHGRTDSRNLSIGVVE, encoded by the coding sequence ATGAGACTTATTTCCCGCCTCCGCCGGATCAAGTGGCACAACGCGCTCGTCGCGTTGCTGCTGCTTGTCGCCGTGCCGGTGGGTATACGGCTCTGGCCACACGCGCCACTCCGCGCGTGGTTCCCGTCGTCGACGGCCGTCTACGACGCGGATGGACGCCTCCTTCGACTCACCCTTGCCAGTGACGAGCGTTATCGCCTCTGGGTGCCGCTCGAGGACATCTCGCCCGCCCTGGTCGATGGCGTGTTGCTGCACGAGGACCGCTGGTTTCGCTGGCATCCCGGCGTAAGCGCCTGGGGCCTCGTGCGCGGCGCCTGGGTGACGTACGTGAGGCATGGCAATCCGCAAGGTGGTTCGACCATCACGATGCAGCTGGCACGATTGATCTGGCACCTCGACACACGCCATCCCGGTGGCAAGTTCGTGCAGGCGCTGCGTGCCCTCCAGCTGGAAGCGTTCTACTCCAAGCACGACATCCTCGAGGCCTATCTCAACGCCGCTCCTTACGGTCGCAATGTGGAGGGCGTCGGCGCGGCAAGCCTCGCCTACTTCGGCAAGGCCCCGTCGCGGTTGAGTCTTCCGGAGGCGCTGACCCTGGCGGTGATCCCGCAGGAGCCGTCGCGCGGACTGCCTGGCAACGTCAACGGCAGTGCCGTGATCGATACCGCCCTGAAGGCATCACGTGACCGTCTCTTCAGCCGCTGGGTGATGAAGCATCCGACGGACGCGAGCGCCGCACCGTTGTTCGAGCTTCCGCTGCGACTCCGCCCGCTATCGCGCCTGCCGTTCGAAGCGCCGCACTTCGTCGAGCAGGTGCTCGCGGAACGGCGGCTCGATGGCGGCGACGACATGCGTGTCACGACCACGCTCGATCTCGGGCTACAGCACAGTCTGGAACGTCAGGTACACCAGTACGTGCAACGCAGTGGCGATCGCGGCATCCGCAACGCCGCCGCGATCCTCATCGACACCCGGGACATGGGCATCAAGGCGATGGTCGGCTCCGCCGACTATTTCGACTCGTCGATCTACGGACAAGTGAACGGCACGCAGGCCAAGCGGTCCCCGGGCTCCACGCTCAAGCCGTTCATCTACGCCCTCGGCTTCGACCAGGGTCTTCTTCATCCGGAGACGGTGCTGCGCGACGTACCCTCGTCCTTCGGACCGTACACGCCGGAGAATTTCGACGGCCACTTCCTCGGTCCGGTAACGGCGACGCAGGCATTGGTGCGCAGTCGGAACATCCCCGCCGTGCAGATCGCGGCAAAGCTCGCCGATCCGAATCTCTACCAGTTCCTGCACGATGCCGGCATCTCACGCATGGCCAGCGAAAAGCACTACGGGCTCGCACTCGTTCTCGGTGGCGGTGAGGTAACCATGCAGGAGCTGGGTGGCCTGTACGCCATGCTTGCCAATCGCGGTGAGCTGCGCCCTCTGCGTACGTTGGCCGGTCAGCCGCGCACGAAAGGTACGCGCATGCTCAGCGAGGAGGCGAGCTTCATGGTCATGGACATGCTTCGGCAGAATCCACGGCCGGACGATGTGGTGGCGGCGCAGCCGTCGCGGTTGCCGCTCTACTGGAAAACCGGTACCTCGTGGAGTTTTCGGGATGCGTGGACGGCGGGTAGCTTCGGCCCTTACGTTCTCGTGGTGTGGATCGGCAACTTCGACGGCAGCGGCAATCCCGCCTTCGTCGGCGTGGATGCGGCCGCGCCGCTGTTTTTCCGCATCGCCGATGCCCTGCGTGCCGAACGTCCGGGGCTGGCCGAACCCATCCGGCGAAATCCACCCAACCTCCGTCGCGTGCCAATCTGCCTGGCCAGCGGCGACCTGCCGAACGCATGGTGCCCCCAGGTCGGCAGCACCTGGTTCATCCCGGGCAAGTCGCCGATCCGTGTCAGCACGATCCATCGACCCGTCGTCGTGGACAAGGACAGCGGAAAGCCGGCATGCCCGCCCTACGACCCCGAACACACGCGCACGGAAGTCTACGAATACTGGCCTTCCGATCTCGCCCGCGTGTTCGCACAGGCCGGCATGGCGCGCCGCACACCGCCGCCCTTGCCCGATTGCCAGGGCGGCGGTCAGTTGGCGGGCGATCCGCCCAGGATCACGTCGCCTCTGAAGGGAAGCACCTACCAGATTCGCGTGTCTCACCTGGGCAACGAACGTATCGGCTTCGCGGCGACGACCGATGCCGGATCACACACGTTGTACTGGTTTGTCGATGATGCCTATCTCGGCAGTGTGGCCAGTGGGCAGTCGCTGATGTGGGTACCCGAGCGTACAGGGCGCTTTCTCATTCGTGTCGTCGACGATCACGGACGCACGGATTCGCGCAATCTGAGTATCGGCGTCGTCGAATAA
- a CDS encoding alpha-2-macroglobulin family protein produces the protein MDLLRFIASLPVRLLRGLLWLLGTALRPVFGNMSWSAPAWVPATGQAARQHPLKFTGTIAGVLILVAAGWLGWHWWENRPKPVEPNRITFEAPAPEVSDYEHAPVTIHPLTVTFSASAAKLESLGKPVTDGIAMDPKLPGQWHWENDRVLTFVPAADWPVGRKIEVRFDKAKVFAPHVLLADDQFTVATAPFTARVVNGEFYQDPQDPTKKKTIVQLGFNYPVDAAQLEKRLALDLRNRNEKRGAELKFSVTYDEHHLNAFVHSQPLQLPRDDGSVGLKMDDGVRSSRGGDGTDKALETAVRVPGLYSLALDEVSATLVDNARFEPEQVVVMNFGGPVSDAELAKHLHVWVVPEDGTHAWSVSTIGDSDLRSFAQIKPDIVPTENDWSAAQSFRYHAQPGQRIYVRVDKGMTSFGGYVMAKPRVDLLTVPDYPRLLRFMADGSLLSLSGDKRISVVSRNIPGMRVEVGRVLPDQLQHLVSLNSGSYAKPEMYGFTSDHIVDRFVKTVSFPDEGPGKAHYEGFDLGQYLAAGKRGVFLLKLSGYDEKAVQEARDRRVKAAREAAARDAGADADAAAAEAAKDDDDSASAPYDWPKDERLVVITDLGVIAKKSMDGSQDIFVQSIRTGSPVSGASVAVIAKNGSTLFTQNTGADGRAHFANLKGFTQEKAPAMYVVRQGEDLSFLPVTSYDRILDFSRFDIGGEPNAHSQGQLSGYLFSDRGIYRPGDLFHIGMIVRANSWTRSVAGMPLIAEVVDPRGTTVRQQIVSMDAAGFAELDHTTAETSPTGNWTVNLYIAKDGKPYSQIGSTTVQVKEFQPDRMKVTAKLSTAVTEGWVKPAQLKALVDVQNLFGTPAADRRVEGSLVLRPAFPSFPSYKDYHFYDVRRAKEGFEEKLADAKTDAKGHAEFALDLSKYADATYQLYFLAKAYEAEGGRSVAAATQGMVSSNDWLVGYKAVDNLDYVSRDAKRSVNLVAIDPSAKRIDLKGLKQAIVETRFVSVLTKQDSGVFKYESKARETTVSETPLTIPSAGLEVALPTDKPGNFALVLKNAEGKEVNRVAWSVAGEGNVSRSLERNAELQLTLSKKDYAPGEAVDIAIRAPYAGSGLITIERDKVYAHAWFHAESTSTVQHITVPADFEGNGYINVQYVRDPSSDEIFMSPLSFGVVPFSVNMDARRNVLAVESPQLVKPGDTVTFHVTSTTPTRAVVFAVDEGILQVAHYKLGDPLQYFFRKRMLEVSTSQILDLIIPDFQKLMTMAAPGGDADGAIGRQLNPFRRKRDKPVAYWSGIVDIDGSRDLTYKVPDYFNGKLRVMAVSVSPEKIGTFEGQTTVRGDFVLSPNVPTTLAPGDEAEISVGVANNLTGLGGKEVPVAVSLKPGPQLQIVGDATSTLNLGEMREGVAIFRVRATDKLGSGNMTFTAGFNGKSAKQSVDLSVRPASPLRTDLAFGRVDAHGRADVTSLRDMHDEYARRDASFSTVPVVLARGLATYLIDFPHYCTEQVISAAMPALILGKRPEFGDIKPARMMDDETPPADPVAALFDVLRARQNGQGGFGLWTATPDTHVFATDYAVHYLVEAGDHGVAVPADLLASADNALRQIAADDSGDSLVEMRQRAYAIYLLTRQGNVTTNDLASVQRRLDEVYPKQWRDDLAAAWLAASYQLLHQDKLASDLMARPRKLLTRKPADEAYRYEDYYDAPIRDASVLYLLAKHFPEQAKALPPETIENLVRPLARGNYNTLSSGMIIMALDAWATQAGGDVSKLSIGSVAASGAVTPIGAAKGSLVDAHWTAGAQRLRLVNDADATAWYGVAQTGFDRKPSTDTRKDGLEITRTYTDTKGKSVDKVETGDEIDVHVRVRSTSDHDAYNIAIVDLLPGGFEPVLSTAAPADATEATPSSDEATSDDSGTQEGSDAGADSDGAAESEEDNTPAWHSPIGNPESTWKPEYADVREDRVVVYGVARTDVQEFIYRIKATNAGKFVIPPALIESLYNRGVQARAPGGGIMTVERKP, from the coding sequence ATGGATCTGCTTCGTTTCATCGCGTCGTTGCCCGTGCGCCTGCTGCGCGGCCTGCTCTGGCTGCTCGGGACGGCCCTGCGCCCTGTCTTCGGGAACATGTCCTGGTCTGCCCCCGCCTGGGTACCGGCCACCGGCCAGGCCGCCCGCCAGCACCCACTGAAGTTCACCGGGACGATTGCCGGGGTGCTCATCCTGGTCGCCGCCGGATGGTTGGGCTGGCACTGGTGGGAGAACCGACCGAAGCCGGTCGAGCCAAACCGGATCACGTTCGAAGCACCGGCGCCGGAGGTCAGCGATTACGAGCACGCCCCGGTGACCATCCATCCGCTCACGGTCACGTTCTCCGCGTCCGCAGCGAAGCTCGAGTCGCTGGGCAAGCCGGTCACCGACGGCATCGCCATGGATCCGAAGCTGCCCGGCCAGTGGCATTGGGAAAACGACCGCGTGCTGACCTTCGTCCCCGCCGCCGACTGGCCGGTGGGCCGAAAGATCGAGGTCCGTTTCGACAAGGCCAAGGTCTTCGCGCCGCACGTGCTCCTGGCGGATGACCAGTTCACGGTCGCCACGGCGCCCTTTACGGCGCGTGTGGTCAACGGCGAGTTCTACCAGGATCCGCAGGACCCCACCAAGAAGAAAACGATCGTCCAGCTGGGCTTCAACTATCCGGTGGATGCCGCGCAACTGGAAAAGCGCCTCGCGCTCGACCTGCGCAATCGCAACGAAAAGCGTGGTGCGGAGCTCAAGTTCAGCGTCACCTACGACGAGCACCACCTCAACGCCTTCGTCCACTCCCAGCCCCTGCAGCTACCGCGCGACGACGGCTCGGTCGGCCTCAAGATGGACGATGGCGTGCGCAGCAGTCGTGGCGGCGACGGCACCGACAAGGCACTCGAAACCGCGGTGCGCGTACCGGGTCTCTACAGCCTCGCCCTCGACGAGGTCTCGGCGACGCTCGTCGATAACGCCCGTTTCGAGCCGGAGCAGGTCGTGGTGATGAACTTCGGCGGCCCGGTCAGCGATGCCGAACTGGCGAAGCACCTGCATGTCTGGGTCGTGCCGGAGGACGGCACGCATGCCTGGTCGGTCTCCACGATCGGCGACAGCGACCTGCGTTCCTTCGCCCAGATCAAGCCGGACATCGTCCCGACCGAGAACGACTGGTCGGCGGCCCAGAGCTTCCGCTACCACGCCCAGCCGGGCCAGCGGATCTACGTGCGCGTCGACAAGGGGATGACCTCGTTCGGTGGCTACGTGATGGCCAAGCCGCGCGTCGACCTGCTGACCGTGCCCGACTACCCGCGCCTGCTTCGCTTCATGGCGGATGGCTCCCTGCTTTCGCTCAGCGGTGACAAGCGCATCTCGGTCGTCTCGCGGAACATCCCGGGCATGCGTGTCGAAGTCGGCCGTGTTCTGCCGGACCAGTTGCAGCACCTGGTGTCACTCAACTCCGGCAGCTACGCCAAGCCCGAGATGTATGGCTTTACCTCGGACCATATCGTCGACCGCTTCGTGAAGACGGTCTCCTTTCCTGATGAGGGCCCGGGCAAGGCGCATTACGAAGGTTTCGACCTCGGCCAGTACCTCGCTGCCGGCAAGCGCGGCGTGTTCCTGCTCAAGCTCTCGGGGTATGACGAAAAGGCCGTGCAGGAAGCGCGGGATCGCCGGGTCAAGGCAGCCCGTGAAGCCGCGGCCCGCGATGCCGGCGCCGATGCCGATGCTGCCGCGGCGGAGGCCGCGAAGGACGATGACGACAGCGCCAGCGCGCCGTACGACTGGCCGAAGGATGAGCGCCTCGTCGTCATTACCGACCTCGGTGTGATCGCCAAGAAATCCATGGATGGCAGCCAGGACATCTTCGTCCAGTCCATTCGCACCGGCTCGCCGGTATCCGGTGCCTCGGTTGCGGTGATCGCGAAGAACGGCAGCACCCTGTTCACCCAGAACACTGGCGCGGATGGTCGCGCGCACTTCGCCAATCTCAAGGGCTTCACGCAGGAGAAGGCGCCGGCGATGTACGTGGTGCGCCAGGGCGAGGACCTCTCCTTCCTGCCGGTGACGTCGTACGATCGCATACTGGATTTCTCGCGCTTCGATATCGGCGGCGAGCCCAACGCACATAGCCAGGGCCAGCTGTCCGGCTACCTGTTCTCCGACCGCGGCATCTACCGTCCGGGCGATCTCTTCCACATCGGCATGATCGTCCGCGCGAACAGCTGGACACGTAGCGTTGCGGGCATGCCGCTGATCGCCGAGGTGGTCGACCCGCGGGGTACGACGGTGCGCCAGCAGATCGTCTCGATGGACGCAGCCGGCTTCGCCGAGCTCGACCACACCACGGCCGAAACCTCGCCGACCGGCAACTGGACCGTGAACCTGTACATCGCCAAGGACGGTAAGCCGTACTCGCAAATCGGCAGCACCACGGTGCAGGTCAAGGAGTTCCAGCCCGATCGCATGAAGGTCACGGCCAAGCTGTCCACGGCGGTCACCGAAGGCTGGGTGAAGCCGGCGCAGCTGAAGGCCCTGGTCGACGTGCAGAACCTGTTCGGCACGCCAGCGGCCGATCGACGCGTGGAAGGCTCGCTGGTCCTGCGTCCTGCCTTCCCCTCGTTCCCCAGTTACAAGGACTACCACTTCTACGACGTGCGCCGCGCGAAAGAAGGCTTCGAAGAAAAGCTCGCCGACGCGAAAACCGACGCCAAGGGCCATGCGGAGTTTGCGCTGGACCTTTCCAAGTACGCCGACGCAACCTACCAGCTGTATTTCCTCGCCAAGGCCTACGAAGCGGAAGGTGGCCGAAGCGTCGCCGCCGCCACGCAGGGCATGGTGTCGTCGAACGACTGGCTCGTCGGCTACAAGGCCGTCGACAATCTCGACTATGTCAGCCGCGATGCGAAACGCAGTGTCAACCTCGTGGCGATCGATCCGTCTGCCAAACGCATCGATCTCAAGGGGCTGAAACAGGCGATCGTCGAAACGCGATTCGTTTCCGTGTTGACCAAGCAGGATTCGGGCGTCTTCAAGTACGAGTCGAAGGCGCGCGAGACCACCGTGTCCGAAACGCCGCTGACGATTCCGTCGGCTGGCCTCGAGGTGGCGCTACCGACGGACAAGCCGGGCAATTTCGCACTCGTGCTCAAGAACGCCGAGGGCAAGGAAGTCAATCGCGTCGCCTGGTCGGTCGCCGGCGAAGGCAATGTCTCGCGCTCGCTCGAGCGCAATGCCGAGCTGCAGCTGACCTTGTCGAAGAAGGACTATGCGCCCGGTGAAGCAGTGGATATTGCCATCCGGGCGCCGTATGCGGGCAGTGGCCTGATCACCATCGAGCGTGACAAGGTGTACGCCCACGCCTGGTTTCACGCCGAGTCGACGAGCACGGTCCAGCACATCACGGTGCCGGCCGACTTCGAAGGCAACGGTTACATCAACGTGCAGTACGTGCGCGACCCGTCGTCCGACGAGATCTTCATGAGCCCGCTGTCGTTCGGCGTCGTGCCGTTCTCGGTGAACATGGATGCGCGGCGTAACGTCCTGGCCGTGGAGTCACCGCAGCTGGTCAAGCCTGGCGATACCGTCACTTTCCACGTGACCTCGACGACGCCGACGCGCGCGGTGGTCTTCGCCGTGGACGAAGGCATCCTCCAGGTCGCGCATTACAAGCTGGGTGATCCGCTGCAGTACTTCTTCCGCAAGCGCATGCTCGAGGTCTCCACGTCGCAGATCCTCGACCTGATCATTCCGGACTTCCAGAAGCTGATGACGATGGCCGCGCCCGGCGGCGATGCGGACGGTGCCATCGGCCGCCAGCTCAACCCCTTCCGTCGGAAGCGTGACAAGCCGGTGGCCTACTGGTCCGGCATCGTCGACATCGATGGCTCGCGCGACCTCACGTACAAAGTGCCCGACTACTTCAACGGCAAGCTGCGCGTCATGGCGGTGAGTGTCTCGCCGGAGAAGATCGGCACGTTCGAAGGCCAGACCACGGTCCGCGGCGACTTCGTGCTCTCGCCCAATGTGCCGACGACGCTCGCCCCGGGTGACGAGGCCGAGATCAGTGTGGGGGTGGCGAACAACCTCACCGGTCTGGGTGGCAAGGAGGTGCCGGTGGCGGTAAGCCTCAAGCCTGGCCCGCAGTTGCAGATCGTCGGCGACGCAACGAGCACGCTCAACCTCGGCGAGATGCGCGAGGGCGTGGCGATCTTCCGCGTACGCGCCACGGATAAGCTGGGTTCGGGCAACATGACATTCACCGCGGGCTTCAACGGGAAGTCGGCGAAGCAGAGCGTCGACCTTTCCGTCCGGCCTGCCTCGCCGCTACGGACCGACCTCGCCTTTGGTCGTGTCGACGCCCACGGTCGTGCCGACGTGACGTCACTGCGCGACATGCATGACGAGTACGCCAGGCGCGACGCCTCGTTCTCCACCGTGCCCGTCGTGCTGGCGCGTGGGCTTGCCACGTACCTGATCGACTTCCCGCACTACTGTACCGAGCAGGTGATCAGCGCCGCGATGCCGGCCCTGATCCTCGGCAAGCGCCCGGAGTTCGGCGACATCAAGCCGGCGCGCATGATGGACGACGAGACGCCGCCAGCCGATCCGGTCGCGGCGCTGTTCGACGTGCTTCGCGCTCGACAGAACGGCCAGGGCGGCTTCGGACTGTGGACCGCCACGCCGGACACGCATGTGTTCGCCACGGACTACGCGGTCCATTACCTCGTCGAGGCAGGCGATCATGGCGTGGCCGTGCCGGCCGACCTCCTGGCCTCGGCGGACAACGCCCTGCGCCAGATCGCCGCCGACGACAGCGGCGATTCCCTGGTGGAGATGCGCCAGCGCGCGTATGCGATCTACCTGCTGACGCGCCAGGGCAATGTCACCACGAATGACCTCGCTTCGGTGCAGCGTCGTCTCGACGAGGTCTATCCCAAGCAGTGGCGTGACGACCTTGCCGCGGCGTGGCTCGCCGCGTCGTACCAGTTGCTCCATCAGGACAAGCTGGCCAGTGACCTCATGGCTCGTCCGCGCAAGCTGCTTACGCGCAAACCCGCGGACGAGGCCTATCGCTACGAGGACTACTACGACGCGCCGATCCGTGACGCGTCGGTACTCTACCTGTTGGCCAAGCACTTTCCGGAGCAGGCAAAGGCCTTGCCGCCGGAAACGATCGAGAACCTTGTTCGCCCGCTCGCCAGGGGCAACTACAACACGCTGTCCTCCGGCATGATCATCATGGCGCTGGATGCGTGGGCGACGCAGGCCGGTGGTGACGTGAGCAAGCTGTCGATCGGCTCGGTCGCCGCGAGCGGCGCGGTCACGCCGATCGGCGCCGCGAAGGGCTCGTTGGTCGACGCCCACTGGACAGCCGGCGCGCAACGCCTGCGCCTGGTGAACGACGCCGATGCAACCGCATGGTACGGCGTTGCGCAGACCGGCTTCGACCGCAAGCCTTCGACCGATACGCGCAAGGACGGTCTGGAGATTACCCGTACGTATACGGACACCAAGGGGAAATCCGTCGACAAGGTCGAGACCGGTGACGAGATCGACGTGCACGTGAGGGTCCGTTCCACGAGCGATCACGACGCTTACAACATCGCCATCGTCGATCTCCTGCCGGGTGGCTTCGAACCCGTGCTGTCGACGGCTGCGCCGGCGGATGCGACGGAAGCGACGCCGTCGTCGGATGAGGCGACGTCGGACGACTCGGGGACGCAGGAAGGTAGTGACGCTGGTGCCGACAGCGACGGCGCCGCCGAGAGTGAAGAGGACAATACGCCTGCGTGGCACTCGCCCATCGGCAATCCGGAGTCCACCTGGAAACCCGAGTATGCGGACGTTCGCGAGGATCGTGTCGTGGTTTACGGTGTGGCACGGACCGACGTACAGGAGTTCATCTATCGCATCAAGGCGACCAATGCCGGCAAGTTCGTGATCCCGCCGGCCCTGATCGAATCGCTCTACAACCGAGGTGTTCAGGCACGCGCGCCCGGTGGCGGCATCATGACCGTGGAGCGCAAGCCCTAG
- a CDS encoding sensor histidine kinase, which produces MYDEAKSPYERSLIAGDREFRELADFAPVMIWRSGTDQLCDWFNLPWLSYTGRSMQDEVGHGWATGVHPEDIDRCLATYVGAFKAREPFSMEYRLRRHDGEYRWLLDNGKPFYRDDRFAGYWGSCIDVTAHRDAARAQRILVNELSHRVKNTLAVVQAMATQSFGEDRPVGASLETFESRLRALAGAHDLLVTYAWEDVALRNVVEATVAPHDPGHDRVTIDGPPLMLASATAVAIAMAVHELLTNAAKYGALAVGSGQVSLCWRFDPDLERVQITWKETGGRPVEPPAHLGFGVRFIERVLAGQAGGEAAVTFEEDGVRCRFEAPARSWRHATENIRTPVSIG; this is translated from the coding sequence ATGTACGACGAGGCGAAAAGTCCTTACGAGCGGTCGCTCATCGCAGGTGACCGGGAATTCCGGGAATTGGCCGATTTCGCGCCCGTCATGATCTGGCGCTCGGGTACGGATCAGCTTTGCGACTGGTTCAACTTGCCGTGGCTCAGCTACACCGGCCGCTCGATGCAGGACGAGGTCGGCCATGGCTGGGCCACGGGGGTCCACCCGGAAGATATCGATCGCTGCCTGGCTACCTACGTGGGCGCCTTCAAGGCACGTGAGCCCTTTTCCATGGAGTACCGCCTGCGTCGTCACGATGGCGAGTACCGCTGGTTGCTCGATAACGGCAAGCCGTTCTATCGCGACGACCGCTTCGCCGGTTACTGGGGGAGCTGCATCGATGTCACGGCCCACCGGGATGCGGCCCGTGCACAGCGGATCCTGGTCAACGAACTGAGCCACCGGGTGAAGAACACCCTTGCCGTGGTCCAGGCCATGGCGACCCAGAGCTTCGGCGAGGATCGTCCGGTCGGCGCATCCCTGGAGACCTTCGAAAGCCGGTTGCGGGCATTGGCCGGCGCGCACGACCTGCTCGTCACCTACGCCTGGGAAGACGTCGCCTTGCGCAACGTGGTGGAGGCGACCGTCGCTCCCCATGACCCCGGGCATGACCGCGTCACCATCGATGGCCCTCCCTTGATGCTGGCCTCGGCCACGGCCGTCGCGATCGCCATGGCGGTACACGAGCTGCTGACCAACGCCGCCAAGTACGGGGCGTTGGCGGTCGGTTCCGGGCAGGTATCCCTGTGCTGGCGCTTCGACCCCGACCTGGAACGCGTCCAGATCACCTGGAAAGAGACCGGGGGACGACCTGTAGAGCCACCCGCCCATCTCGGTTTCGGCGTCCGCTTCATCGAGCGCGTCCTGGCGGGTCAGGCCGGCGGCGAGGCCGCCGTCACCTTCGAGGAAGACGGCGTTCGCTGCCGTTTCGAGGCACCGGCCCGCTCCTGGCGCCACGCGACTGAAAATATTCGTACGCCCGTGTCGATTGGCTGA
- a CDS encoding YciI family protein produces the protein MRFMVILKATKASEAGDMPSEALMTAMIKFNEDMVKAGVLLAADGLRPSSDGARVRFDGDRREVIDGPFAETRELVAGYWLIQVRSLDEAIEWMKRAPNPMEGEASEIEIRRMFEMDDFGEESLTAEARATVERMHAEVAAKS, from the coding sequence ATGCGTTTCATGGTGATCCTTAAGGCGACGAAGGCGTCGGAAGCCGGCGACATGCCCAGCGAGGCCTTGATGACGGCGATGATCAAGTTCAACGAGGACATGGTGAAGGCAGGCGTGCTTCTCGCCGCCGACGGGCTGCGTCCGAGCAGCGACGGCGCGCGTGTCCGCTTCGACGGCGACCGCCGGGAAGTCATCGATGGCCCGTTCGCCGAGACCCGTGAACTGGTCGCCGGCTACTGGCTGATCCAGGTTCGCTCGCTCGACGAGGCCATCGAGTGGATGAAGCGTGCGCCCAATCCGATGGAGGGCGAAGCCTCGGAAATTGAGATTCGTCGCATGTTCGAAATGGACGACTTCGGTGAAGAGTCCCTGACGGCCGAGGCTCGCGCCACGGTTGAACGCATGCACGCGGAAGTCGCGGCAAAATCCTGA
- a CDS encoding VOC family protein, whose protein sequence is MTVTPYLSYNGNCEEAFEFYAKVLGAKIIMMARYKDMPAQPGQPSMPPGTEEKVMHARLQIGEQWLMASDSPPHMPYQGMHGVSVALGFDKAADADRVFAGLSEGGSVHMQIAETFWAERFGMFTDRFGVSWMINGAEKRPNP, encoded by the coding sequence ATGACCGTCACTCCTTACCTCTCGTACAACGGCAACTGCGAGGAAGCCTTCGAGTTCTACGCGAAAGTGCTTGGCGCGAAGATCATCATGATGGCCCGCTACAAGGACATGCCGGCGCAGCCGGGGCAGCCCTCGATGCCTCCGGGAACCGAAGAAAAAGTGATGCATGCCCGCCTGCAGATCGGCGAGCAGTGGCTCATGGCCTCCGACAGCCCGCCGCACATGCCTTACCAGGGGATGCACGGTGTGTCGGTCGCCCTGGGCTTCGACAAGGCTGCCGATGCCGATCGCGTCTTCGCCGGCCTGTCCGAGGGCGGCAGCGTGCACATGCAGATCGCCGAGACCTTCTGGGCCGAACGGTTCGGGATGTTCACCGACCGATTCGGCGTCAGCTGGATGATCAACGGCGCTGAAAAGCGCCCCAACCCCTGA
- a CDS encoding YciI family protein, translating to MRFLIVRKADADSEAGAAPSRELVDAMAEHLDTLAADGRFLAGEGLKPSRDGVRLHFVDGRQPVVVDGPFAETKELVAGFSIIEADSMEQAVSWVSGWPEEDAHGAAEVEIRPIGCPGGLSGFGDPAEGDSEQPRYMVMLKANVRSETDFDPGPEVLGKMMEANKAGHEAGFLIAGFGLSSSRHAKRVHFGKGHAAVIDGPFAEIKEMIAGFWVLRVDSIDEVIAWTQTYPFPDGDAARLEIRPLYAMRELLATLD from the coding sequence ATGCGCTTCCTGATCGTACGTAAGGCCGATGCCGACAGCGAAGCCGGCGCCGCGCCGAGCCGTGAGCTGGTCGACGCCATGGCCGAGCATCTCGACACGCTGGCCGCGGATGGCCGCTTTCTCGCGGGCGAGGGTCTCAAGCCGAGCCGCGACGGCGTCCGCCTTCATTTCGTCGACGGCCGCCAGCCCGTTGTCGTGGACGGTCCGTTTGCCGAGACCAAGGAACTGGTCGCCGGCTTCAGCATCATCGAGGCCGACTCGATGGAGCAGGCGGTGTCCTGGGTATCGGGATGGCCCGAGGAAGACGCGCACGGCGCGGCCGAGGTAGAAATCCGGCCGATCGGCTGCCCTGGCGGCCTCTCGGGCTTCGGCGACCCCGCCGAGGGGGACTCGGAGCAGCCGCGCTACATGGTGATGCTGAAGGCCAACGTCCGCAGCGAAACGGATTTCGATCCGGGTCCCGAGGTGCTCGGCAAGATGATGGAAGCGAACAAGGCCGGCCACGAGGCCGGGTTCCTCATCGCCGGCTTCGGGCTTTCCTCCAGCCGGCACGCGAAACGGGTGCATTTCGGCAAGGGCCACGCTGCCGTGATCGACGGACCGTTCGCCGAGATCAAGGAGATGATCGCGGGGTTCTGGGTGCTGCGCGTGGACTCGATCGACGAGGTCATCGCCTGGACGCAGACCTATCCCTTCCCCGATGGTGACGCAGCCCGTCTCGAGATACGCCCCCTCTACGCCATGCGTGAGTTGCTGGCCACCCTCGACTGA